Proteins encoded within one genomic window of Acidobacteriota bacterium:
- a CDS encoding AAA family ATPase produces the protein MITKIELNGFKTFSNFQMEFTPLTVIAGTNASGKSNLFDAFQLLSRLAEFDLKTAFSNQRGEAIELFTQYSDGTYANEITLTVEMLVDKEVRDNWGGAATLKFTRLRYKLILQRVENEKGLENLLVKYEHLEPIKRASDEWVKRYLPADTTHNWQPIVKAGRSKPFIYTQDENGIPTIKLPQDGRRGGKETPANAVAQTVLSGINSVDFPHAFAVKEEMRSWRFLQLSPEALRKPSPYLARDVITPEGANLAAALHRIKTQDPGSLQFISRKLSNLLPHFITVDVYDDKPGQQYILTMRSEDGREFTSRVLSEGTLRLLTLCILEYDDLFRGVICFEEPENGIHPYRMKAMVNLLKDLTTDFQEPDLPLRQIIANTHSPIIFDEVFKLESPFASCWFSQLVTRIDEIGGRRQKLNITYVLPVAKVHQPNLFHSPAEEKLSLSQAIDYLKSANFEKTLHHLGAI, from the coding sequence ATGATCACCAAAATTGAACTTAATGGATTTAAAACCTTTTCCAACTTCCAGATGGAGTTTACTCCGCTGACAGTTATCGCCGGAACGAATGCGTCTGGGAAAAGTAATCTGTTTGATGCGTTTCAACTCTTGTCACGCCTGGCAGAATTCGACCTGAAAACTGCCTTCAGCAATCAGCGGGGTGAAGCAATCGAACTCTTTACCCAATACAGTGACGGCACGTATGCCAATGAAATCACGCTCACCGTTGAAATGCTGGTAGACAAAGAGGTTCGGGATAACTGGGGTGGTGCAGCAACACTCAAGTTTACCCGACTCCGATATAAATTGATTCTCCAGCGGGTAGAGAATGAAAAAGGGTTGGAAAATTTGCTTGTCAAATATGAGCACTTAGAACCAATCAAACGCGCCAGTGATGAATGGGTAAAAAGGTATCTTCCAGCAGATACAACGCATAACTGGCAACCCATTGTGAAAGCAGGAAGATCCAAGCCATTCATTTATACCCAAGACGAAAATGGCATTCCCACGATCAAGCTTCCGCAGGATGGAAGGCGCGGTGGAAAAGAAACTCCAGCGAATGCGGTTGCTCAGACAGTGCTCAGCGGTATCAATTCGGTAGACTTTCCCCATGCATTTGCAGTGAAAGAAGAAATGCGAAGCTGGCGTTTTCTCCAACTTAGCCCGGAAGCGTTGCGCAAACCAAGCCCGTATCTGGCCAGGGATGTGATTACACCAGAGGGTGCGAATCTGGCGGCAGCCCTTCACCGGATCAAAACTCAGGACCCAGGGTCGCTTCAATTTATTTCGCGAAAATTATCAAATCTCCTTCCTCACTTCATTACAGTGGATGTTTATGATGATAAACCTGGTCAACAATATATTCTGACCATGCGCAGTGAGGATGGCCGAGAGTTCACCTCGCGGGTCCTTTCCGAAGGAACACTCCGCCTGCTGACGCTGTGTATTCTGGAATATGACGACCTGTTTCGCGGAGTGATTTGTTTTGAAGAACCTGAGAATGGAATCCACCCCTATCGAATGAAAGCGATGGTCAATCTCCTCAAAGATTTGACCACTGATTTCCAGGAACCAGACCTGCCATTGCGACAAATTATTGCGAACACGCATTCTCCAATCATTTTTGATGAAGTCTTTAAACTTGAGAGTCCTTTTGCTTCCTGCTGGTTTTCGCAACTTGTCACCCGCATAGATGAGATTGGTGGGAGAAGACAAAAATTGAATATCACCTATGTTTTGCCTGTGGCCAAAGTACACCAACCGAATTTGTTTCACTCACCGGCTGAAGAAAAACTGTCATTGAGCCAGGCCATTGACTATCTCAAATCCGCGAATTTTGAAAAAACACTTCATCACCTTGGTGCCATATGA
- a CDS encoding HNH endonuclease, translating to MNTRVLVLNASFEPINICTVRRAVVLILKGVARVEEHAEQYLHSPTAAVKAPSVIRLLEYIHIPFERKSLSRRNILLRDHNRCQYCGHIFPPIELTLDHVVPRSRGGGSTWDNLVACCRRCNNRKGSRTPEEASMKLLKKPQSFNLHVNRQIIRYLGSTDEAWRKYLYF from the coding sequence ATGAACACTCGTGTCCTGGTTCTGAACGCATCTTTCGAGCCGATTAATATTTGCACGGTTCGAAGAGCCGTGGTCTTAATTCTCAAAGGAGTAGCTCGAGTTGAGGAACACGCTGAACAGTACCTGCACTCGCCGACGGCTGCGGTGAAGGCGCCATCGGTGATCCGTCTGCTGGAATACATTCACATTCCATTTGAGCGAAAAAGCCTGTCCCGCCGCAATATTTTGCTCCGCGACCACAACCGCTGCCAGTATTGTGGCCATATCTTCCCGCCCATTGAATTGACCCTCGATCACGTAGTGCCTCGTTCCCGAGGCGGCGGCAGCACCTGGGATAATCTCGTCGCCTGCTGCCGAAGGTGCAATAATCGCAAGGGAAGCCGCACACCGGAGGAAGCCTCAATGAAGCTTCTGAAAAAACCACAGTCGTTCAACCTGCACGTCAATCGCCAGATTATCCGCTACCTGGGCAGCACTGACGAAGCCTGGCGCAAGTACCTCTATTTTTGA
- a CDS encoding 1-acyl-sn-glycerol-3-phosphate acyltransferase, whose protein sequence is MRVRSLLIQHCLRPAFRAMFHPFFQIEFYGIENIPKTGPVILTPNHVAYLDPFWIGCGVPRVLHYMTWSEVFRYPYLRPMLWFFNCFPVDQDTPVDKSAFRRAQQLLAAGEALMIFPEGGRCVSGTIDEFKSGAFRLAIRMKVPVVPVTLSGAHEVWPINRTLPRPGKLRVYFHEPQVFTAPPKEVKVKSYEAAHLVRSKISTRLDPQRRPRDVVLEPAAE, encoded by the coding sequence GTGAGAGTCCGCTCGCTTCTCATCCAGCATTGTCTCCGACCTGCTTTCCGGGCGATGTTTCACCCGTTTTTCCAAATTGAATTTTATGGCATTGAAAATATCCCCAAAACAGGACCGGTGATTTTGACGCCAAATCACGTGGCCTACCTGGATCCCTTCTGGATTGGATGCGGCGTGCCGCGAGTGCTCCACTACATGACCTGGAGCGAGGTCTTTCGGTACCCGTATCTGCGCCCGATGCTCTGGTTTTTTAACTGTTTTCCAGTGGACCAGGACACGCCGGTTGATAAATCAGCTTTTCGGCGGGCGCAGCAACTCCTTGCCGCCGGTGAAGCCCTCATGATCTTTCCCGAAGGGGGACGCTGCGTTTCAGGCACCATTGACGAATTCAAATCCGGCGCGTTTCGGCTGGCGATTCGAATGAAGGTGCCGGTTGTCCCGGTAACGCTCAGCGGTGCCCACGAAGTCTGGCCGATCAACCGGACATTGCCTCGACCGGGCAAGCTCCGGGTTTACTTTCACGAGCCACAGGTCTTTACGGCGCCACCCAAAGAAGTAAAGGTGAAATCGTATGAGGCCGCTCACCTTGTCCGCTCTAAAATCAGCACCCGGCTTGACCCGCAACGCCGCCCACGGGATGTGGTTTTGGAACCAGCCGCAGAATGA
- a CDS encoding cytidine deaminase, which translates to MTTLQQTDERYADLIEAAKLARTFARADHSCFKVGSALLGQSGKIYTGCNIETVTFTSTCAERVALLKAISEGESEYTCIAIVADTNRLTPPCGTCRQHLWEFCGDIPVILANLNGDRLYFQMSALLPVPFDKSLIADQCNTNE; encoded by the coding sequence GTGACTACTTTGCAACAAACCGACGAACGGTACGCCGACTTGATTGAAGCCGCCAAACTGGCACGCACTTTTGCCCGGGCCGATCATTCCTGTTTTAAGGTTGGTTCAGCTTTGCTGGGACAATCTGGGAAGATTTATACCGGATGTAACATCGAGACGGTAACGTTCACCTCCACTTGCGCCGAACGGGTTGCGTTGTTGAAAGCCATTTCCGAAGGCGAAAGTGAATATACCTGTATTGCCATTGTCGCCGATACCAACCGCTTAACGCCTCCGTGCGGCACCTGTCGCCAGCACCTGTGGGAGTTTTGTGGTGACATCCCGGTGATTCTGGCTAACCTGAATGGTGATCGCCTGTATTTTCAAATGAGTGCCCTGTTGCCGGTCCCATTTGACAAATCGCTCATTGCCGATCAGTGCAACACAAATGAATGA
- a CDS encoding acyl-CoA thioesterase, with translation MTDSHFYSTWETTPVRWGDMDAFGHINHATYFTYLETARMQYFIKIDLDRHCRNHEFGPVVASATCNFRRQVRFPATLQVGVRTSDIRTRSFVLEYVVLQQVGKQFEVVADGTTAVVWIDITTGKAVALPEELQQVIHQLEAQRTGPVSTET, from the coding sequence GTGACTGACTCACATTTTTACAGCACCTGGGAAACAACACCTGTTCGCTGGGGAGATATGGACGCCTTTGGCCATATCAACCATGCTACCTACTTCACTTATCTGGAAACCGCACGGATGCAGTATTTCATCAAAATTGACCTTGACCGTCATTGCCGAAACCACGAGTTTGGACCGGTTGTGGCCAGCGCGACCTGCAATTTCCGCCGTCAGGTTCGGTTCCCGGCGACCTTGCAGGTAGGTGTTCGAACATCTGACATCCGTACGCGCAGCTTTGTGCTTGAATATGTGGTCTTGCAACAGGTCGGCAAACAGTTTGAGGTCGTTGCCGACGGCACCACCGCCGTGGTCTGGATTGACATCACCACCGGAAAAGCCGTCGCACTCCCTGAAGAATTGCAACAGGTAATACACCAATTAGAAGCCCAACGCACAGGCCCCGTCTCAACCGAAACCTGA